The genomic region ATGCCTGCGGGAGAAGGGGACAAGAGTTAGGGCTGCTGGAGATACCCGCCCTTGTCCAGGGACACGCTTGGGGACACTGGGACAGGGGCTGATGCAACAGGATTGTCCCCGAGAGCGTTTCCCCGGGGAAAAGGTTGTGAAACGGGACTGCCCACACCGGGCACGTCCCTTCACACGAGGCCAAGCGCAGCCCCGGTGTGTCCTTGCAGACAGAAAACGAGGGTATGAAAATAAACGCTGCCTTTGCCCAGCACCCATCCCTGGGATGCCCAAGGTTGCTAACGGGGCAGGATTGACCCCAGGCAGCCCAGAAGGGCTGCGGGTgtctggggaagggaggagcagCCACGGACGTCACCTTCTCTGGGAGGGACGGAGTATTCGGGTCCCTCGTTGTCGGTGTcgaaagaggaagagaaggagctgTCTGAAACCCACGCAGCTGATGGCGACTCGATAAAGCTGGGGTTGAAGGGGATTTCTGCGTCGTGGTGGGAAACTGGGGAGGAAAAGACACCCAGCTGAGCTCGGGCACCCTGGGGTGCTTGGAGCAGGAGAGCAACGCCTGCCCCGAGCCATGCAGTGGGGCAAGGGGGGATGCAGGCTCCCcccaaacagcaacagaaaagagAGCACGGGATGGGGGTAACACACTGGAAGGGCTGTcagttgctctgctttttcacCTGTGACTTTGGGAAGTTTGTAGCCGCCCAGGGAAAAGCAAGGCATCATAGCGCTGAGGTTCGCCAGCACCCCCCGCACGTGGTGCTTCATCCTGGCCACCACGTCATCATCCGGCACGGCCGCCCTGCGCAGGGGAGACGGGTGTGAAGGCACGTGGGAGACGGGGGTTTGCATCGAAGgttgcaaaatataaaaaaatacctgtctCTTGCATCTGCTGGGCTGGCTCCACAGCAACAGCAGGcgatgcagagcagcagcagcaggagagggacGAGGATGGCGGCTGCAAGGGCCCCGTGGTCCTTAAAACCTGCGGGAAGAAGATGGGTTGAGTCCGGCATGTCCTGCGGCCGCCAAGCCCGTAGAGCTGCCCCAGACAAAAAACGCAGGAGCTGGCAACTCGTGGTGGGACCAGGAGGCACCAGGTAGGACCGGGCTGCATCGCAGCCTCCCGGCACCTTCCCCAGCAAGGATGTTACAGTCCCTTGCCCAGTGCTAAGGAGTAAATTTGAGGTTGCTCTTACTCAACACGCAGTCACCCCGCACAGGGTGGCAGGTCCCCCGGGAGCACTGGCAGGGCGAGGAACAGTTCACGCCATAATATCCTTCCGGGCAGGTGTCGttgcagctggaagagagaggaaaggagggaaatgcCCCCCCGGGAAGAGTGggaccccagccctgccccgctCCTGGCATTACCTGGCTCCCCAGTAGCCTGCCTGGCAGATACAAACTCCTGACACGGGATCGCAGCTCCCCGCAACACACTCggggcagaggagctggcatCCATCGCCGAAAGTGCCTGCGGGGCAGGAGCTGTTGCAGCTACCGAGACAGAGAGCGAAGCATCAGCCCGCTGCGCCCCAGAGCAGGGACACCCCGCGAGGACCGGTGGCCCGATCCTGGGTGTACCTGGGTCCCATCCAGCCAGGCTCACAGTGCGGGCAGGACCCCGTCTCCGGGTCGCAGACCTCCCCACGCCGGCAGCGGGGACACAGCTGGAGGCAGCCCTCGCCGTGGAAGCCGGGCGCGCAGGGTTCCTTGCAGAGGGTCCCATTCCAGCCGGGCTGGCAGGCCAGGCAGAAGCCGTCCACGGgcgagcagggctggctgcgCTTGCAGCTCCCGCAGCTGCACGGGCAGAAGGGCAGTGAGGCCTCGAcacccacccccagccctgccaaaaCACAGGTTTCACCCCCGCACCGGCGTTCGGCATCAGTTTGGACCACGGGGAAATACCCTATAACGCTTAATGCTCTGTAATGGCAACAGGGCAGGAGGCAAGCAGGGAGAGATGCCGCTTTATTGCCGTGGGGAGCGGTATCGAGGATGACCAGATTTTAGGGCGACACCAGCACTTTCTGCTGGCATTAGCGGGACATTTCTTTTGGGGCAACACTGATGCTGCATCCAACCAGGGATGCTCAAACCCCCCGGGATAGGTCTCCCTGCCCAGCGAAAGGGACAGAGATAACCATGATGACTTTGCCCCCCAAGGTCTGGCTGTAGCCCCTGGGTACCCGCTGGATCcccccctgctgcccccagctcACCTGTGGACACATTGAAACCCGTATTTCCCTGCCGGACAGGGGTCccggcagctcctgccctggtAGCCGGGATTGCAGCTGCAGTGCCCGCTGAGGGGGCTGCAGGAACCGTGCAAGCAATCACAGCGTCGCTGGCATGCCGGcccccaaaacccagccttGCATTCGCACTTGCCCGTCTCCTGGGCGCAGGGCGAAAGGTTGCAGGAGCATTTGAAGCTgcacctcctgccccaccagccCAGCAGGCAGCGGCAGTGGCCGGTGAGCGGGTCGCAGTGGGAGCCGGCGGGGTTGCACTGACATTGCTTCTTGCAGGTGGGTGCCCACCAGCCCGGCTCGCAACGGCAGGCGCCGGTGAGGGGGTCGCAGCGGCCGTGGGGACCGCACTGGCAGGGGAACTGGCAGAGCCCTCCCCAATGGTTGGGGTCGCAGGTGCAGTGCCCGCTCGCCGGGGTCGCAGCGCCCGTTGGGGTGGCACGGGCAGCTCCGCTTGCAGTCGGGACCCCAGTACCGCTCGGGGCAGGCTGCGAAGGGAAGGAGATGGCGAGGATGAGGAGTGACGGGGAaggccggcagccccccccccgccccgaagCATCCAGGCTGGCAAAGGGGACGGCGagggctgagccctggggaaatACTTACGGGAACTACAGTCTGCTCCGAAGAAGCCTGGTTTGCACAGGCAAACTCCGGGTCTCACGCAGACTTCGTCCGCCCCGCAGGCGTCCTCCCCCTCGCACAGCGCTGTCGGCGGCAGGGCACGCACGTCAGCGCACGatggccccccccccaccctccccggCCTCACACCCCTCTGCCAGACCACCGGCCACCTCCCGCCAAGGCGACATTCCTGGGGAAACCATCATCCCGCTTCCCGCTCCATCCCTCTGGCCAAGCCGCAGCCCTATTAGCAGCTTCCTCGGTGGGCGTTTGGGGGTCCCCGCGGTGCAGCACCCCGCCGCCGCTCAGGGAGAGCTGTAGGgttctccccacctccccaaaacccagcGCCGCGGAGGAGCCATCCGGCCAAGTCCAGGGACCGAGCTTTGGGCTTCGTCACCATCCGTCACTCACCGGCCGCGCACTCCCGCCCTTCCTGCTTCCAGCCGGGGCAGCACAccgggccggcggggagccTGCGGGAGAGACCCCGGGGGCCGTCAACCGGGGCGAGGGGTACCGGGACCGGCGTGGGTTGGCACGCGGCTTCGGCTAAGGCGAAGCGAATGCGGGCGCTTGCCGCGGGCGGGGAGACGGCGCGGCCCCGGGGGCATTGCTCCGGAAGGAAACCAGCAAAATAGAAGGAAATTTAAGAGGCTGAAGCCcgagcgggcggcggggctgggcggtggggcagctctgcccggcTCTGCCGCTACAGAGCCCGTGCCGGGTCCCTGACGCTCTGGGACCGGCTCAAAGCTTCGCCAGTGACCCAGAGCAAAGGCGCCGAAAGGCGCTGCCGTTGATGGCGAGACCAACGGGATGGGCGATGGCGGCAGCAAAGCGGAGGGGATGCCAAAAGCCCTTTGGGTTTTGCCACACGTATGTTTCCCACCCGGTGCACGACTAAAGTTTTGCCAATGctcccgcttcccccccccgtTGCCCTgcgtgcggggggggggggtgcatgAGAAATAACCCTTGGAGAAGGGATTTGGTGCCCCAAACGCCCAACCATACTCCCCAGCATCGCCCCAGTCTCCGCGCCCATACGATGCCGGGCTGCAGGTCTCCGTCCACGGAAGGACGGACGGACGATGACCCCCTGGTGCTGCCGAGAGGCCCCAGGAGACGGAGGGCACGAGCGGGGACCCCCGTGGCACCTACCTGCAGACGTTCCTGCCGTCAGGGTCgagctcctgggcagagctctgCACCCACAGCCACAGCTGGAGGCACAGAACGGGCCGGGCGCTCCCCATCCCGGCGGGGCACGAGGGCCCGAGTCCCGGcggctccccagccccacgctggCGTCCGTCTGTCCCGTCCCTCCTGCGGTGCGGCCTCTTCCTCCCGCCAGCCTTGGGTTTCTTCCTGAGGAAACGCGGGAGGAGGCGCCCCGATCCAGACGTCAGGGgtgcggcggggagggggaggcagggaatGCCACCGCACGGGCTATTTTTGGCCCTTGCTGCCAGCCTAGCAGCAGAAACGGGCGTCCAGGGGCTCGGCGCAGCCACGCACGGGCTGGTGCCTGCCTGAACATCTCACCTGCGGTCGTCTCGCTCCCCTGTGCCACCCTCCATTGCTCCCAAAGCTGTTTTAGCCAAcgtccccccccaacccacacGAGGCGTCCGCTGCCTGCCCCCTGCCCAGACCCCCGTGAGCCGCCCCACGGCGCTGCCGACCCCTGGCAGGGGCCGAGAAGCGGGATCCCCACATCCCCCACGGGGACACGGCATGCCCCACGCTGGCCTTCgagctgctggctgctctcccACCTCGCCATCTCCCCAGGAGCTTTGTGTCAGCAGATGCACAGGAAACACCTTTTTCCTACCCAAGGCCGGCGGGGCTGGAAGCGCGCCGTTCCCCCCACCACGCGGGACTTAACTCCATCGCGCCCAGCACTGCAGCCCCCGTAGCCTTGCTCCCCATCGTAGCCGACCCCCGAAAAGGGCTCCGGGGTCTGGCACAGCGCAGCCGGCCACAGCCCTTTGCATCGGCACGCAAAAAGCGACGGCTACAGCGCAGGACCACAGCTGAAACCCGGCAGCATCACCCGGTACTTCCCAAGCAAGGAGAGAGCGGAGGCTGCAGCGGGTACCTCGGAGAAGAAATGAGACGCTGATTTATTTCCGACTCCACTTCTAGAGCTAGAAAGTACCTAACCCAAGAGGACCGACTCGCCCCTGTGAACACAAGGATTGTTCCAGTCTTCCAGTTCCCAGTAGTAGCAGGAAGAGGTCCCAGTACAAAACCGATTCACCCCATGCCTCAAAAGTGCAGGAGTGGCACTGGCGGTGCTGATCCCGACTGCTCGCAGACACGGGAGCACCCGGACACCCGGTGCAGCGTGCTCAGCCCCTCCCAGCCGTGCGGCGACGCCGGGACAGCGCCCAGCCGGCCGGCCCGGGCACCCCAACTCGACCTTCACATTGCAGGGATGAAGGGAGGTATGAACAGAAAGGGGCGAAGTGAAATACCCCCACAGGGCAGGATTGGGCAATGGGATCCTGGGCCGCGAGCGGAGGCGTTTGGTGGAAAGAGCCACCAGCACATTTCAAGAGCCCTTTTGGGGTGCGGCAGTGGGAAGAGGGTGCAGACCCCCACCGTGCTGAGCTGCAAGCGTGGAGAAGCGGGGAGCAGGGACACGGCTGAGCGGGATCCCGTAGTTAAGCCGTGGGCACAACGAAAGGGTGGCCGACGGGCAGAGATCCCCGGAGGTGCCGAGCTGCCCCGTGCCAGGCTGGCACCCCACGGCCGAGCGTCCTGGCGGGTTTGCAGGAGGGCTGCCCACGCTGCGGCTTCGCCGTCACCGCGGCACGGGgaagcaggcagggctgccgtGCCGCTCTCGAAGAcgccagaaaaaaagaagagccgGGAAGCGCTGCTGCAAGGCCAGATCCGGCCCCCGTTCAGGTGGGGTCAGAGGGGCTGCACGGCTCTGTCGGGGGAGCCGGCCGCCGGCTCGCTCTctccctccagctccagctgcgcGTCCAGCGAGTCGATGATTTCCCAGGCTCCGGAGCAGCTGGATGCGGAGGGGTCTTTGCTGCTGCCCTGATACCACAGCCCAAAACTGCAGAGAGAGCAGATAATGGCCGTGGGGGAGAAGAGCCTTCCCAGGGAAGCAGCCAGATCCCAACCTCCCTCTGTGTTTAGCGGTGGCGGCGGCAGGACGCAGCCCGGCTGCGAGTACCTGGGAGCGTGCGGCACCCCAGGGGCAGCAGCAAGGCTTGCCCTGCCCCGGCCAAGGCAgatcccccccccaaaccaagcGACTCCCCCTttggcagcatccctgccagccccgcGGCAGGCAGCCCGGCTCTGTCCCCGTCATACCCTGCAGGGCAGGCACCAAGCTCAGCAGGCGCTGGGTCCACAGCCGAACCCCAAACCTCCTCTCTGCCGGCAGAGCCGCCTGTCCCCACCGGCACCCGAGCACGGGAGCGAACTTACAAGCTCCTAATTTTGGAATCAGGAGGCTGAGCATCCACACAGTCCGTGCCACGGGCTGGGAACCAGGAGCCCTCATCTTCATCACTGCAGCACAaagtcggggggggggaaacctgCGCTGAGTCACAGGCTCACCGCAGCAGCGAGTGCCGGAGTCACCCCGCGGCTCCTGCCCGAGCTGAGGGGTGTCACCTGCAGAGCCACACGTGCGGAGGTGGCCACAGAGCCAAGGGCACGTGGACTGGAGCCACCGTGCCGCAAAGCACCGGCGGGCTGTGACCTGCCGCGAAGCCACAGCGATGCTCGTGTCCCAGATACAGCCGCGTTTCATGGCAAGCCCAGCCCCTCCCGGCTCGGTGATCTCAAGCCACAAAGCTTTTCAGACACCAGCTTCGAACCCCTGGTGCCTGGTCAGCAGACGGCGTGTCCCCGGTTGCCACAACAAAAGCCACAACGTGCTGTAAAGTCTTTAGGCATCTCGCCCCACGTGGCAAGCGCATGCTTTTCTGGGGGAACAGCCTGACAATCGGCACCACCGGCTGCAGCTCGGGGCCGGGGCGGGTGGCATCCTGGCACCAAGGCGGGTGACAGCCAGGCCTCGTAGGGAAGCGGGGATCGCGAGATGACCGCGGGGCAGCGTTCATACAGCAGCGGCTATCCTCACTGGGCAGGGAGGCGAGCAGGCAGGACTCGACACCTCCAGACCccgctgctgccagcagagacCCCAacacaaagcaagcagcaggtTTCAGTAGCACAGAAGAGCTCAGCCCCCTTCAGACCTTTATTAAAGCCCCTAAAAGCCAGTGAGATCCAGCTCCCCCCACGTCATACAGCAGCTTTAGCGCAGGCTTTGCCCCCCACCACCGGCAGAtgtgcagagctggggctggtgcCCGGCACgatcctcccctccccatcatAAGAAGTCTGTTGGAACCAACGCTCCCCACAAACGTCTCGCAGAGCCTCCGGGGAACGTCTCTACTGTCATCTTCAACCATACAGTGCAGGGACCAGCCTGCCTTGTGCAGTGGTTCCAGTACCACCACCTCGCCTCTCTTTTGCCACATCCATGCAGCGACAAGCGCCATTCGGCCAGGCCATGCGTGAGTGGTGACAGGGACGTGCGAGTTGCAGCAAAGAGCCCAGCCCCTGCGGTGCTCCCAGGGCTAAGCCAGAGCAAGACATCAACTGCAGACGTGAAACCTTTGATCtctggagggaggcagggaggaggcagctctTGGCCTGGGGGAGTTCCCTTCCAGGGCGTCACACCACACGGCAACACCGGAGCCTGCCAGCCGGCATCCACCCTGCACGGGAGGCTCCCTGTTCGCCGCGGCCAGCCGGACTCACCTGCTTGCCGACTCCTCCGTCGTTCCCAGCATTTtggctctgattttttttctctgtcttttgaTAGTCGACTTCATTGCATCCAAGAAGAAGCCGGGAACTCTCTCTTCAttcagcagctccctggcaAAAAGCAGCCAGCTGGTTAACCGAGAGCTCGGCGAAGAAATCTCCCCCCACTGCGCCAGGAGCAACCTCTGATGGGCCACGGGTGGCTGCAGGGACGGGAGGGACCCAGCTTGCTGCCCCACGCCGCCGCGGCAGGACTCACCGCTGGTAATAGGCCAGCTCCTCCTGCACCAGGAACAGGTTGGTCTTGAGCTCGTTCCGCTCTTGCAGgatctgctgcagctcttccttggagaagcagcagtgag from Aquila chrysaetos chrysaetos chromosome 10, bAquChr1.4, whole genome shotgun sequence harbors:
- the SCARF1 gene encoding LOW QUALITY PROTEIN: scavenger receptor class F member 1 (The sequence of the model RefSeq protein was modified relative to this genomic sequence to represent the inferred CDS: deleted 4 bases in 4 codons), with translation MGSARPVLCLQLWLWVQSSAQELDPDGRNVCRLPAGPVCCPGWKQEGRECAAALCEGEDACGADEVCVRPGVCLCKPGFFGADCSSPCPERYWGPDCKRSCPCHPNGRCDPASGHCTCDPNHWGGLCQFPCQCGPHGRCDPLTGACRCEPGWWAPTCKKQCQCNPAGSHCDPLTGHCRCLLGWWGRRCSFKCSCNLSPCAQETGKCECKAGFWGPACQRRCDCLHGSCSPLSGHCSCNPGYQGRSCRDPCPAGKYGFQCVHSCGSCKRSQPCSPVDGFCLACQPGWNGTLCKEPCAPGFHGEGCLQLCPRCRRGEVCDPETGSCPHCEPGWMGPSCNSSCPAGTFGDGCQLLCPECVAGSCDPVSGVCICQAGYWGASCNDTCPEGYYGVNCSSPCQCSRGTCHPVRGDCVLSFKDHGALAAAILVPLLLLLLCIACCCCGASPADARDRAAVPDDDVVARMKHHVRGVLANLSAMMPCFSLGGYKLPKVTVSHHDAEIPFNPSFIESPSAAWVSDSSFSSSFDTDNEGPEYSVPPREGIPLLGGAELQDGASPPGEVLPDPSAFDSEDVSQPFAIPRTSSIARAKRPSVSFAEGTKFGAAETPSPGRKPKTTWGPSKLSPPPGDAAAEPPAERPASDCYESPEPLGKGEESHRPSPRATPGGRRRVVSGTRHVAQRVEALEAAAKSGSWEAKGKEPNVTTIYVMVGTAGQDTKAEGVGEGPVQAVLKRLGSLQKGKWAAKEESKVRRSVEAIQKPPRRALAQWRDSVNSCKQRESVAGAPAEPSSSKHQHLPGKRQSFLLASPSPKSTGTQDGASDAVGATERGKSPELVLSVEAKGQAAPEEEPKYENVIGGGADSSPGSAKELPAAPAAT